A genomic window from Candidatus Obscuribacter sp. includes:
- a CDS encoding GDP-mannose 4,6-dehydratase, whose protein sequence is MSQTIETAFRGKTALITGGMGFIGSNLAIRLANLGAKVTVVDSMIPDYGGNEFNLAPVKDRVRINYCDIRDDSAINYLVRGQDYVFHLAGQVCHLMSLSNPFPDIEINITGTAVLMEALRQYNPTAICVYTGTRGQYGASVSLPVNEEAPTNPKGIYEISNLTAEKIIKVYNDAHGIRSVLLRLSNIYGPRSQMKHSRFGVCNWFVRLAMDNEAIQVYGDGSILRDFCYVDDTVEAIIRSAIVEKAYGEIFNVGSDIPVSFLELVKTIIDVAKQGKWNYAEFSQERKAQEPGDFYSDISKIEKIVGWRPTTTLEDGLAKTIDYYSKNREYYWSKQLQLK, encoded by the coding sequence ATGAGCCAGACAATAGAAACGGCATTCAGAGGCAAAACTGCTCTGATTACGGGCGGAATGGGATTCATTGGTAGCAACCTGGCGATACGCCTGGCCAATTTGGGCGCAAAGGTCACTGTCGTTGATTCAATGATTCCTGATTATGGCGGCAATGAATTTAACCTGGCGCCAGTCAAAGACCGCGTGCGCATCAACTATTGCGACATCAGAGACGATTCAGCAATAAACTATTTGGTGCGTGGACAGGATTATGTCTTTCACCTGGCTGGTCAAGTCTGCCATTTGATGAGCCTTTCCAATCCTTTTCCAGATATTGAGATCAATATCACCGGTACCGCAGTCTTGATGGAAGCACTGCGCCAGTACAATCCCACCGCGATTTGTGTTTACACAGGTACGCGTGGTCAGTACGGCGCCAGCGTCAGCCTACCGGTTAACGAAGAAGCTCCAACCAACCCCAAGGGCATCTACGAGATATCCAATCTCACTGCCGAAAAAATCATCAAGGTCTATAACGATGCTCACGGCATCCGTTCAGTCCTTTTGCGTTTGAGCAATATCTATGGACCAAGATCGCAGATGAAGCACTCACGCTTTGGTGTCTGCAACTGGTTTGTAAGATTAGCTATGGATAATGAGGCTATTCAGGTCTATGGCGATGGCAGTATTTTGAGAGATTTTTGCTATGTCGACGATACAGTCGAAGCAATCATCCGCTCGGCTATCGTCGAAAAAGCTTATGGTGAAATATTCAACGTCGGCTCCGATATACCAGTGAGCTTCCTTGAATTAGTCAAAACAATCATTGATGTAGCAAAGCAAGGCAAATGGAACTACGCTGAATTTTCACAAGAAAGAAAAGCGCAAGAACCAGGCGACTTCTATTCGGACATCTCCAAGATAGAAAAAATAGTAGGCTGGAGACCAACCACTACACTAGAAGACGGTCTTGCTAAAACCATCGACTACTACAGCAAAAACCGCGAATACTACTGGTCCAAGCAACTTCAATTGAAGTAA
- a CDS encoding DegT/DnrJ/EryC1/StrS family aminotransferase, producing the protein MKIHYHAYKQELDQAVARVMESGHYILGPELDKFEADFAKFLGAKYTVGCASGTEAIYLALVACGVVPGDEVLVVAHTAVPTISAISMTGATPVFVDINASTYVMREIELEAKITPKTKVIVPVHIYGHMADMETIMKVAQKHGLKVMEDVAQATGATYRGQTAGTIGDYGAFSFYPSKNLGAFGDGGAISTNSEESYKKLIMLRNYGQSKRYYHDIIGINSRLDEIQCAILGAQLPFVHQWNDRRREIAARYTEGLKNVVVTPVEQQGCKHVYHLYVVQTPYRDELQQYLLDRGIQCLIHYPIPAHLQQAYAFLGYKTGDLPTTEHIVKRILSLPMFPELTDEQVDEVIEGIKDFHKERGITFEMVQNNKAFAEQTA; encoded by the coding sequence ATGAAGATCCACTACCATGCCTACAAGCAAGAGCTAGATCAGGCTGTAGCGCGGGTTATGGAAAGTGGTCACTATATATTGGGACCTGAACTCGACAAATTTGAAGCCGATTTTGCCAAGTTTTTGGGCGCTAAATATACAGTTGGGTGCGCTTCTGGTACTGAGGCGATATATCTGGCTCTCGTCGCCTGCGGCGTTGTGCCCGGTGATGAAGTACTGGTGGTCGCTCACACAGCAGTGCCGACTATATCTGCCATTTCAATGACTGGCGCCACGCCGGTTTTTGTCGATATCAATGCTTCTACATATGTGATGCGTGAAATTGAGCTAGAAGCCAAAATCACACCTAAGACAAAAGTAATCGTGCCGGTCCATATTTATGGACACATGGCTGACATGGAAACAATCATGAAGGTCGCTCAAAAGCACGGCCTCAAAGTAATGGAAGACGTAGCTCAGGCAACAGGCGCCACTTACCGTGGTCAGACAGCCGGCACTATCGGCGACTACGGCGCTTTTAGCTTTTATCCCAGCAAAAACCTGGGAGCCTTTGGTGATGGCGGAGCAATCTCCACCAATAGCGAAGAAAGCTACAAAAAACTCATAATGCTACGTAACTACGGTCAGTCCAAGCGCTACTACCACGACATCATTGGTATCAATAGCCGCCTCGATGAGATCCAGTGCGCCATCCTTGGTGCACAGTTACCTTTTGTCCATCAGTGGAATGATCGCAGACGCGAAATTGCTGCTCGCTACACCGAAGGTCTCAAAAATGTGGTTGTTACTCCTGTTGAGCAGCAGGGCTGCAAACACGTTTATCACCTTTATGTAGTGCAAACACCTTATCGCGATGAGTTGCAGCAGTATCTGCTCGACCGCGGTATTCAGTGCTTGATTCACTATCCTATCCCGGCTCACTTGCAACAAGCTTATGCCTTCCTCGGCTACAAGACTGGCGACTTGCCCACCACTGAGCATATCGTCAAACGCATTTTGAGCTTGCCTATGTTCCCTGAGCTGACCGACGAGCAAGTCGACGAGGTCATTGAGGGCATCAAAGACTTCCACAAAGAACGCGGCATCACTTTTGAGATGGTGCAAAACAATAAAGCCTTTGCTGAACAAACTGCTTAA
- a CDS encoding glycosyltransferase family 2 protein, with translation MNNLQSQSTALKTRSKQALTSVSLIIPAYNDEETVGRLIDDADTVLSELATDYEIVVVNDGSKDRTLDVLQGRAEVNPHVRVINHPVNKGFGYTIRELYLSGKMDFIFSLPGDYQYAPKELVKMAKGLDKHDFVIGLRLHRNDPPRRKFQSKIYNLMLRTFYGHKHKDVNSIKLFRRAIVETVELRSYSPFVDAELCIRAERAGFKVVEIPIEHLPRMTQGASGGKFSVIWETFSDLIGMRKTFK, from the coding sequence ATGAACAACCTTCAGTCACAATCAACGGCACTAAAGACAAGATCAAAACAGGCACTAACCTCGGTGTCATTGATTATCCCGGCCTACAACGACGAAGAAACAGTCGGTCGTCTGATTGACGATGCCGATACAGTACTCTCAGAGCTTGCCACCGACTACGAAATAGTTGTAGTCAATGATGGCAGTAAAGACCGCACTCTCGATGTCTTGCAAGGTAGAGCTGAAGTCAATCCTCATGTAAGAGTAATCAACCATCCAGTCAATAAAGGATTTGGTTACACAATCCGTGAGCTTTATCTCTCTGGCAAAATGGACTTTATCTTCTCACTCCCTGGCGACTATCAATATGCTCCCAAAGAGCTAGTCAAAATGGCTAAGGGTCTCGATAAGCACGACTTTGTAATCGGTCTGCGTTTGCACCGCAACGATCCACCAAGACGTAAATTCCAATCCAAAATCTATAACCTTATGCTCCGTACCTTTTATGGTCACAAGCATAAAGACGTCAACTCCATCAAACTCTTCCGCCGCGCCATTGTTGAGACTGTTGAGCTGCGCTCATACAGTCCCTTTGTCGATGCCGAGCTTTGTATTAGAGCTGAGCGTGCTGGCTTTAAAGTCGTGGAGATTCCCATCGAGCACCTGCCTCGCATGACTCAAGGTGCCTCTGGTGGCAAGTTCTCAGTGATATGGGAAACATTCTCGGATCTCATTGGTATGCGCAAGACTTTTAAATAA
- a CDS encoding DUF4253 domain-containing protein, whose translation MSEIQKVLDAAGVEAKVSEVRNESKSKSIYVLEIARKDAESIAEKLLSKANETGFSPLFAVDASIEDLIGEPGKAKKTLAEGEKLDPEKWLKSPDQLIKHWLENPDDISMKVGDFTKRKVTLTKLPTSSTLILVPTKLSWQIPAYLTFSGLGWNECPSTQVHIALLKRWHEKYGADLLCMGRDSLFLKVKKPVVDKDEALALAFEHAQYCPDNVMQGHGDRTISGLAIDLMGATVWQFWWD comes from the coding sequence ATGAGTGAAATACAGAAAGTACTTGACGCTGCCGGCGTCGAGGCAAAAGTATCCGAAGTAAGAAACGAGAGTAAATCAAAAAGCATTTACGTCTTAGAAATAGCACGCAAAGATGCTGAATCAATAGCAGAGAAATTGCTATCAAAAGCAAATGAAACTGGATTCTCACCGTTATTTGCAGTTGATGCCAGCATCGAAGATTTGATTGGTGAACCCGGCAAAGCCAAGAAAACACTGGCAGAAGGCGAAAAATTAGACCCCGAAAAATGGCTCAAAAGTCCAGATCAACTGATCAAACACTGGCTAGAGAATCCCGACGACATAAGTATGAAAGTTGGCGATTTTACTAAGCGCAAGGTCACACTGACCAAATTGCCAACTAGCAGTACGCTGATTTTGGTGCCCACCAAACTATCCTGGCAAATCCCAGCCTATCTTACTTTTAGCGGCTTAGGCTGGAATGAATGTCCTTCTACACAAGTGCACATAGCACTACTCAAGAGATGGCATGAAAAGTACGGAGCCGACCTCTTGTGTATGGGCAGAGACTCACTATTTTTAAAAGTAAAAAAGCCGGTGGTGGATAAAGACGAGGCCCTTGCACTGGCCTTTGAGCACGCGCAGTACTGCCCAGACAATGTCATGCAAGGTCATGGAGATCGCACTATCTCAGGACTGGCTATAGATTTAATGGGAGCTACAGTCTGGCAATTCTGGTGGGACTAA
- a CDS encoding tetratricopeptide repeat protein, whose product MQNLKRLGVLAVLLLTSVQAAWAEDDWTALTNRGKQQESEQKYANAEQSYTQALSIAAADKSNKVRTAQSLVNLATILRQTGKLDQAENMFARAIELEEQIIPPDLTRLSQALTNYATLLIQRGKNALAADLCTRNLIICQMAFGADSQQVGSICLTLADLYFHQGKYQESLACSNRAQSIITKVEGADGPSMAAAYTCMAMVEDKYEQNKQAESHYKQAIAIYQKKNGPDCAEIASTLNNLSVIYTKENRFAEAEEACKQALAINEKLLGSENSTVATNLSNLALAYYSQNKNALAEQSFLRALAIDEKLLGKENVKVAKHLINIGSFYTSEGRYDDAEAVIKRAIAINEKVDTPDKVDIASSYVQLAKISMKHAQYQQADSQIARAMTLFTEAMGIDSVYAASCLELRAEINRNLGKVSDGEADARKAISILEKAYGRENPKLAGVLNTLGVTMGVQGKLNQAEEAFKEAFAIDTKCLPADSTGIAEDCTNLGILYAKQNKYQEAETLLKRALAIREKNLGEQHIDLYRSLVNLANLKQKMNQPEEAAQLKKRAEEIMDRYKKKKRSESLSGS is encoded by the coding sequence ATGCAAAATCTCAAACGGCTTGGCGTCCTCGCTGTTTTACTTTTGACCTCTGTCCAAGCAGCCTGGGCAGAGGATGACTGGACAGCGCTCACCAACAGAGGCAAGCAACAAGAGAGCGAACAAAAATATGCCAATGCTGAGCAATCCTACACGCAAGCATTATCAATTGCAGCAGCCGATAAATCTAATAAAGTCAGAACCGCCCAGAGTCTTGTCAATCTTGCAACAATTTTGCGCCAGACAGGCAAACTCGATCAAGCCGAAAACATGTTTGCTCGCGCTATCGAGTTAGAAGAACAAATTATTCCACCTGACTTGACTAGACTGAGCCAGGCACTGACAAACTACGCCACTCTTTTGATACAACGTGGCAAAAACGCGTTAGCAGCAGACCTTTGCACTCGCAATTTGATTATCTGCCAGATGGCTTTTGGAGCAGACTCACAGCAAGTCGGCAGCATCTGTCTAACACTAGCCGATTTGTACTTTCATCAAGGTAAGTATCAGGAGTCTCTTGCTTGTAGCAACAGGGCCCAAAGTATCATCACTAAAGTCGAAGGTGCAGACGGTCCAAGCATGGCAGCAGCCTATACTTGCATGGCCATGGTGGAAGACAAATACGAACAAAACAAACAAGCCGAATCTCACTATAAACAAGCCATAGCTATTTATCAAAAAAAGAACGGACCAGACTGCGCAGAAATCGCCAGTACTCTAAACAACCTCTCTGTGATTTATACAAAAGAGAACAGATTTGCCGAAGCAGAAGAGGCGTGCAAACAAGCACTGGCCATCAACGAAAAACTGCTTGGCAGTGAAAACAGCACAGTAGCAACCAATCTAAGCAATCTAGCGCTGGCCTATTACAGTCAAAACAAAAATGCTCTGGCAGAGCAGAGTTTTTTAAGAGCGCTGGCAATAGACGAAAAATTGCTCGGCAAAGAAAATGTAAAAGTAGCAAAACACCTAATAAACATCGGTAGTTTTTATACTTCAGAAGGTCGCTACGATGATGCCGAAGCTGTAATCAAACGAGCCATAGCTATCAACGAAAAGGTCGATACGCCTGACAAAGTAGATATTGCAAGTAGTTATGTACAACTGGCAAAAATATCTATGAAGCACGCCCAGTATCAACAAGCTGATAGTCAAATCGCCCGCGCCATGACCTTATTTACAGAGGCTATGGGTATCGACAGCGTCTATGCCGCATCATGTCTTGAGCTGAGAGCTGAAATCAATCGCAATCTCGGCAAAGTCTCTGACGGCGAAGCTGATGCCAGAAAAGCTATATCTATTTTGGAAAAAGCATATGGTAGAGAAAATCCCAAGTTAGCTGGCGTGCTCAACACACTAGGCGTGACCATGGGCGTACAAGGCAAACTCAATCAAGCAGAGGAAGCATTTAAAGAAGCCTTTGCCATCGACACCAAATGCCTACCAGCGGACAGTACTGGTATAGCAGAAGACTGCACCAACCTCGGTATCCTTTATGCCAAGCAAAACAAGTACCAGGAAGCAGAAACACTACTCAAGCGAGCACTCGCAATCAGAGAAAAGAATCTTGGTGAACAGCACATCGATTTGTATCGAAGCCTGGTCAACCTAGCTAATCTCAAACAAAAGATGAATCAACCAGAAGAAGCAGCTCAGCTCAAAAAACGAGCGGAAGAAATCATGGATAGATATAAGAAGAAAAAGAGAAGTGAGAGCCTGAGCGGATCATGA
- a CDS encoding DUF4388 domain-containing protein has translation MFAPKQKAFTLPTIADLNILWSQARSKIGINNYQSATNVIDFSTHRSNDDQCQQEYIQTQYIDVDIPQANTRRSAFNGDLSQIQTSSLLQALALSKITGSLKVAQFIDTQTDAETSSNDVITGAISFWQGRITRAQWDCFSGREALSEIILLKNGSFTFESDYFDSFKNKALPLQAVLIEAALKEDQLAILHSEADLSNITIVLPEKLVVPDKAQSQWALCSKFVRQRGHKHIVFCQDIIKRLRDGQLTLASLKHQMLISDAEIIDSVAILVRSGLVELYKTTAKQKQDALQEDSKNLAQAAAFAYAYQTSSKQLELIDSANSQLQAMISKNSPTAFVFIRGVLSHSAPRLLAKIKQLLRHEDAVHKVDDDQLLVVMKATNSTEAARFVNRLRTQGGSDLLTVVSTNKDQEALSLYHTAVVSAPEDGDSVNVLFDRAHLAFNVNKRVGVKSSPV, from the coding sequence ATGTTTGCGCCCAAACAAAAAGCCTTTACGCTACCCACCATCGCGGATCTCAATATCCTCTGGTCGCAAGCGCGAAGCAAAATAGGCATCAATAATTATCAGTCCGCCACCAATGTCATTGATTTTAGTACTCACAGATCAAACGATGATCAGTGCCAGCAAGAATACATACAGACTCAGTATATAGATGTCGATATTCCACAGGCAAACACCAGGCGCAGCGCGTTTAATGGCGACCTCAGTCAAATACAGACCAGTAGCCTACTGCAAGCGCTGGCACTGAGCAAAATCACAGGCTCACTAAAAGTCGCCCAATTTATAGATACTCAAACTGATGCAGAGACATCGAGCAACGATGTAATCACCGGCGCCATAAGCTTTTGGCAGGGACGCATCACAAGAGCACAGTGGGATTGCTTTAGCGGTCGGGAAGCACTGAGTGAAATAATATTGCTTAAAAATGGTAGCTTTACTTTTGAAAGTGACTATTTTGACTCATTTAAAAACAAAGCCCTGCCACTACAAGCAGTGCTCATCGAAGCAGCGCTAAAGGAAGACCAGCTGGCAATCTTGCACAGCGAAGCTGACCTCTCAAACATCACAATCGTGCTCCCCGAAAAACTGGTAGTACCAGATAAAGCGCAAAGCCAGTGGGCTCTGTGCTCCAAATTTGTGCGTCAACGCGGTCATAAACACATAGTATTTTGTCAGGACATAATCAAAAGACTCAGAGATGGACAACTCACCTTAGCCTCGTTAAAACACCAGATGTTAATTAGCGACGCCGAGATAATCGACTCGGTGGCAATACTGGTGCGCAGTGGACTGGTTGAGCTTTACAAGACAACCGCAAAACAAAAACAAGACGCCCTACAAGAAGACAGCAAAAACTTAGCCCAAGCAGCAGCGTTTGCTTATGCCTATCAAACAAGTAGTAAGCAACTCGAACTAATAGATAGCGCCAACAGCCAACTGCAAGCAATGATAAGCAAAAACAGTCCTACAGCTTTTGTCTTTATACGCGGCGTCTTAAGCCACAGTGCGCCCAGATTACTTGCCAAAATCAAGCAACTTTTGCGTCACGAAGACGCTGTACATAAAGTCGATGACGATCAACTGCTGGTCGTCATGAAAGCTACAAACTCCACAGAAGCAGCTCGTTTTGTCAATCGGCTGCGTACTCAAGGTGGCAGTGATTTACTTACGGTAGTGTCCACAAACAAAGACCAGGAAGCACTGTCTCTCTATCATACGGCAGTAGTTAGCGCGCCAGAAGACGGCGACAGCGTCAATGTACTGTTTGACCGGGCACATCTTGCTTTTAATGTAAATAAAAGGGTTGGCGTAAAGTCAAGCCCGGTCTGA
- a CDS encoding TolC family protein, whose product MRSPCVVPPGTISLTAILTTGTCLLWLLSAQAALAIDAKQAISLAPISLIAQNKLSGGAEARETIQQGKKLTLESYLRAVDENFPGLEAAKDVEKMASANRLEKQGVFDPLLSTESGYTRMQNTSRIGGAKRVLFNYPKVEIPFRSGVRTFAQYRYNPNSAQSPYIETGEGGEYSGGLYVPLLRGLIHNEQSFNEKEAKFGEQIATQTFALTRLDTLLRAGTIYWHWVAANQKIKVSTAILELAELVAKISGQQAESGDLAKIYVTEAEEDVERRNADLAQSQRDFQRYSFRLSAMLFDVGGVPLPLPTEQNVPEAMPRPQMMMAEEQDRNVIKALATRPELKAIDLQKKIAQAQLKLAENQLLPAMNAVVVGGYDNGKNGIHKVYRGQVTFSQPLLMRTAKGKVQAAKLRLDKLGRDRQAEEQRIRNEVYDAISAINLSYTKFLALEKQVQKSQQVYFGERERFQVGDSTVFLVSERERQLNEAKFRLIDAQVEFQVGLLALKAITTQL is encoded by the coding sequence ATGAGGTCACCTTGCGTGGTGCCTCCAGGCACCATATCTCTGACCGCAATTTTAACAACGGGCACCTGCCTCTTGTGGCTATTGAGTGCCCAGGCAGCCCTTGCCATTGATGCCAAACAAGCAATCAGCCTGGCTCCTATCAGTCTTATTGCCCAAAACAAATTGAGCGGCGGAGCCGAGGCCCGAGAAACCATCCAACAGGGCAAAAAGCTGACACTCGAATCCTATCTGAGAGCTGTGGACGAAAACTTTCCGGGATTGGAAGCCGCTAAAGACGTCGAAAAAATGGCAAGCGCCAATAGACTCGAAAAACAAGGTGTCTTTGACCCACTACTATCAACTGAAAGTGGCTACACCAGGATGCAAAACACATCCAGGATTGGTGGCGCCAAGCGCGTACTGTTTAACTATCCCAAAGTAGAAATACCATTTAGATCTGGTGTGCGCACCTTTGCACAATATAGATACAACCCCAACTCAGCCCAATCACCCTATATCGAGACTGGAGAAGGTGGCGAATATTCAGGCGGATTGTATGTGCCACTGTTGCGTGGACTGATACACAACGAACAGTCTTTTAATGAAAAAGAAGCAAAATTTGGCGAGCAGATAGCCACTCAAACTTTTGCTCTAACCAGACTCGATACACTGCTTAGAGCCGGTACAATCTACTGGCATTGGGTGGCAGCAAATCAAAAAATCAAAGTCTCGACAGCGATACTAGAATTAGCCGAGCTTGTCGCCAAAATCAGCGGACAGCAAGCAGAAAGCGGCGACCTGGCCAAAATCTATGTCACTGAAGCAGAAGAAGACGTCGAAAGACGCAATGCCGACCTAGCCCAGTCACAAAGGGACTTCCAGCGGTACTCGTTTAGACTATCGGCAATGCTCTTTGATGTGGGTGGTGTGCCGCTGCCATTACCCACTGAACAAAATGTGCCTGAGGCAATGCCAAGACCGCAAATGATGATGGCAGAAGAACAGGATCGCAATGTGATTAAGGCACTGGCCACTAGACCAGAACTAAAAGCAATTGACCTGCAAAAAAAAATCGCTCAAGCTCAGCTAAAACTGGCCGAAAACCAGCTATTACCGGCAATGAACGCGGTGGTGGTCGGTGGCTATGACAATGGCAAAAACGGCATCCACAAAGTCTATCGTGGTCAGGTGACATTTAGTCAGCCCCTGCTTATGCGCACAGCAAAAGGCAAAGTGCAGGCAGCTAAATTACGTCTCGACAAACTGGGCAGAGACAGACAGGCAGAAGAACAGCGCATTCGCAACGAAGTCTACGACGCGATTTCAGCGATAAATCTATCCTATACAAAATTTTTGGCTCTCGAAAAACAAGTACAAAAATCGCAGCAAGTTTACTTTGGTGAGCGCGAAAGATTTCAGGTTGGAGACAGTACAGTCTTTTTGGTATCAGAACGCGAACGGCAATTAAACGAAGCAAAATTTAGATTGATTGATGCCCAGGTAGAGTTTCAAGTCGGGCTCCTGGCGCTCAAAGCAATAACAACACAGCTCTAA
- a CDS encoding biotin/lipoyl-binding protein, which produces MNSSNNQALTARELTPKPDDSYQLESLQLVRTGYGPRLFGVLLFILWVVAVCFFAFVPWRQSVAGHGEIVVFSPKDRPQTIEAQISGRLIKWYVRDGEQVTAGQPLAELQDIDPRYLDKTQLETMQKQRQALIAKREALRDKASSLSHQIDNLGEARGAAVPAAKERIGQAKDRLFAARQSVEVAEQNIKTTQWQLDRVSVLYDKGLRSQRDQQVALLENTRAKTELQRARAAYDVVSRDTGIAGFDLAKLAADTKAHINSIHAALADVHQLIATTDGEINKLDIDLQNMTGRIAQRSIKAPCGGRVVRLNRVGSGETVSAGSTLATIVPDTMDRAAAILIRDYDAPLVTIGSPVRLAISGWPSLQFVGWPSVAVGTFAGRVAVIDAVDDGKHYYRIIVVPDFAAIKSKKEEPWPSPKILRPGAQTTGWVLLNDVPVWFELWRQFNGFQPTVHAPAPDGEQPRVK; this is translated from the coding sequence ATGAACAGCTCTAACAATCAAGCTTTAACAGCTAGGGAACTAACTCCCAAGCCAGACGATAGCTACCAGCTTGAATCGCTCCAATTGGTGCGCACTGGCTACGGTCCCCGCTTGTTTGGTGTGCTGCTCTTTATCCTCTGGGTAGTCGCTGTTTGCTTTTTTGCTTTTGTGCCATGGCGACAGTCAGTAGCAGGTCATGGAGAGATAGTTGTCTTTAGTCCAAAGGACAGACCGCAAACTATCGAGGCCCAGATATCAGGTCGTTTGATCAAATGGTATGTGCGCGACGGTGAGCAAGTAACAGCGGGACAGCCGCTTGCTGAGCTACAGGATATCGATCCCCGCTATCTAGACAAAACTCAGCTAGAGACAATGCAAAAGCAAAGACAGGCGCTCATCGCTAAACGTGAGGCACTGCGTGACAAAGCCAGCTCGTTATCACATCAGATAGATAATCTAGGCGAAGCCAGAGGAGCTGCTGTACCAGCCGCTAAGGAGCGCATCGGCCAGGCTAAAGACAGATTGTTTGCCGCTCGTCAAAGCGTAGAAGTAGCAGAACAAAACATCAAAACCACACAGTGGCAACTGGACCGTGTCAGTGTACTTTACGATAAAGGACTGCGCTCACAAAGAGACCAGCAGGTAGCCCTGCTCGAAAATACCAGAGCCAAAACTGAGCTACAAAGAGCACGGGCGGCCTATGATGTGGTTAGCCGCGACACCGGTATAGCCGGATTTGATTTAGCCAAACTAGCAGCCGATACCAAAGCTCACATCAATTCTATCCATGCCGCTCTGGCCGATGTACATCAGCTCATTGCCACCACTGATGGTGAGATCAACAAACTCGATATCGACCTGCAAAACATGACCGGACGTATCGCTCAACGCTCAATAAAGGCTCCTTGCGGCGGCAGGGTGGTACGGCTCAACCGGGTCGGTAGCGGCGAGACTGTATCAGCTGGCTCTACTCTGGCTACTATCGTGCCAGATACGATGGACAGAGCTGCGGCGATATTAATCCGCGACTACGATGCGCCACTTGTCACCATCGGCAGTCCTGTAAGACTTGCCATCTCCGGCTGGCCATCGCTGCAATTTGTCGGCTGGCCCTCAGTTGCTGTCGGTACATTTGCTGGTCGCGTGGCGGTCATTGATGCCGTTGATGATGGCAAACACTACTACCGCATCATCGTCGTACCAGACTTTGCAGCAATAAAGAGCAAAAAAGAAGAGCCCTGGCCCTCACCTAAAATTCTTCGTCCAGGCGCTCAGACTACAGGCTGGGTACTATTAAACGATGTCCCTGTGTGGTTCGAGCTGTGGCGTCAATTCAATGGCTTCCAGCCCACAGTGCATGCACCAGCTCCCGACGGCGAACAGCCGAGAGTAAAATAA